From Amycolatopsis sp. YIM 10, the proteins below share one genomic window:
- a CDS encoding GNAT family N-acetyltransferase: MVEGTAGQWWAEALGFRPVRTIVRQVLVLADVDGPDGSRWEVEVPAGYRLRRLRAAEAESRSQALKQRVVVAVHEESGEVAGFTETCVHPRRPDWGYQRDTAVLAAHRGHGLGRCLKADMARWLVADCPALERISTTTGAENTHMIRVNEAVGYVTLRSMIAMQLPVGTERFNGDQ; encoded by the coding sequence GTGGTCGAAGGAACCGCCGGCCAGTGGTGGGCCGAGGCACTGGGCTTCCGGCCCGTCCGCACGATCGTCCGGCAGGTGCTGGTGCTCGCCGACGTGGACGGTCCAGACGGGTCCAGGTGGGAAGTCGAGGTACCCGCGGGATACCGGCTGCGGCGGTTACGCGCCGCCGAGGCCGAATCGCGGTCGCAGGCCCTCAAGCAGCGGGTGGTGGTCGCGGTGCACGAGGAGAGTGGCGAGGTCGCCGGTTTCACCGAAACGTGCGTGCACCCCCGCCGTCCCGACTGGGGTTATCAGCGCGACACCGCCGTGCTGGCAGCCCACCGGGGACATGGACTGGGACGGTGCCTGAAAGCGGACATGGCGCGGTGGCTGGTCGCCGACTGCCCCGCGCTCGAACGGATCAGCACGACGACGGGCGCGGAGAACACGCACATGATCCGCGTCAACGAGGCGGTCGGCTACGTGACGCTGCGCTCGATGATCGCCATGCAACTGCCGGTGGGAACGGAGCGGTTCAACGGTGACCAGTGA